Proteins co-encoded in one Arachis hypogaea cultivar Tifrunner chromosome 13, arahy.Tifrunner.gnm2.J5K5, whole genome shotgun sequence genomic window:
- the LOC112737047 gene encoding probable amidase At4g34880: MAASMLSLSPLFFFFILNSSATSHSRATNASEFTIVEATVEEIQAAFSRNDLTSSQLVDFYLQRIQKLNPMLRAVLEVNPDARDQAEQADRERRGGEVVGALHGIPVMLKDSIGSRDKMNTTAGSYALLGSKVARDAHVTMKLREAGAVIMGKASLSEWYSCRSPEAPENWCARGGYATNPYVEGGSTCGSSFGSAISVATNMVAVSLGTETDGSIICPADRSSVVGIKPTVGLTSRAGVIPISPRQDSIGPICRTVADAVHVLDAIVGFDPRDYNATKSAAMFIPQGGYKQFLRKEGLKGKKLGVVRNPFFTPYNGSNAISIFESHLNIFRQRGAMVIDNLEIENSSIILDPFQSGEALAMLAEFKSSINEYLQELVYSPVRSLAEIIEFNIKHPDLEKTNEYGQDLFIASEMTNGIPPIEALEMMEQLSQNGFEKLMKENELDALVTIGSDAATVLAIGGYPAITVPAGYDSKGMPFGVCFGGLKGTEPKLIEIAYGFEQATNARKPPPTCHLLQDTI, encoded by the exons ATGGCGGCATCcatgctttctctttctcctctcttctttttcttcatcttgaACTCATCTGCGACTTCTCATTCCAGAGCAACAAATGCTTCTGAGTTCACAATCGTCGAAGCAACCGTTGAGGAAATCCAAGCTGCGTTCTCCCGCAACGACCTAACCTCGAGTCAACTCGTTGACTTCTACCTGCAGCGGATCCAGAAACTCAATCCGATGCTCCGCGCCGTACTGGAAGTGAATCCGGACGCACGCGATCAGGCGGAGCAGGCCGATCGGGAGAGAAGAGGCGGGGAGGTGGTTGGGGCGCTGCATGGGATTCCGGTGATGCTGAAGGATAGCATTGGGAGCCGGGACAAGATGAACACGACGGCAGGGTCGTATGCGCTGCTGGGGTCGAAAGTAGCACGTGACGCGCACGTGACGATGAAGCTGAGGGAGGCTGGTGCGGTGATTATGGGGAAAGCTAGTCTGTCCGAGTGGTACAGTTGTCGGTCTCCGGAAGCGCCGGAAAATTGGTGCGCACGAGGTGGATATGCCACT AATCCTTATGTGGAGGGGGGAAGTACATGCGGATCTAGCTTTGGATCCGCCATTTCAGTGGCCACCAACATGGTTGCAGTTTCTCTGGGGACTGAAACCGATGGCTCCATTATCTGCCCAGCTGACCGCAGCTCAGTTGTGGGGATCAAACCCACCGTTGGACTCACCAGCAGGGCTGGTGTCATACCGATTTCGCCTCGCCAAGATTCAATCGG GCCAATATGCAGGACAGTTGCAGATGCAGTTCATGTTCTTGATGCCATTGTTGGGTTTGATCCCAGAGACTATAATGCTACAAAGTCAGCAGCTATGTTTATACCTCAAGGTGGTTACAAGCAGTTCCTCAGGAAAGAAGGCCTCAAAGGAAAGAAACTTGGTGTTGTTAGGAATCCATTTTTCACTCCTTATAATGGATCCAACGCCATTTCTATCTTTGAGAGCCATCTTAACATTTTCAG GCAAAGAGGTGCGATGGTGATAGATAATTTGGAAATAGAGAATTCAAGCATCATTCTTGACCCTTTCCAAAGTGGTGAAGCATTAGCAATGCTGGCAGAGTTCAAGTCATCCATCAATGAGTACCTGCAAGAACTGGTTTATTCTCCTGTGAGATCGCTGGCTGAGATTATTGAATTCAACATCAAGCACCCTGATTTA GAAAAGACGAATGAGTATGGGCAGGATTTGTTTATTGCATCAGAAATGACAAATGGCATTCCTCCAATCGAGGCATTGGAGATGATGGAGCAATTATCACAAAATGGGTTTGAGAAATTGATGAAGGAGAATGAATTGGATGCATTGGTGACTATTGGATCTGATGCTGCCACGGTTCTAGCAATTGGAGGGTACCCTGCAATCACTGTTCCAGCTGGATATGACAGCAAGGGAATGCCATTTGGAGTGTGTTTTGGAGGGCTAAAGGGAACAGAGCCAAAACTCATTGAGATTGCTTATGGCTTTGAACAAGCTACTAATGCAAGGAAGCCTCCACCTACTTGTCATCTACTTCAAGACACTATTTGA